AAAACACCAGAACTACAGGAACATTTGTgtgcaaaatatattaagaaaTGTTAGTaggttttataaaatacaacaaaCAAAGATGAACATTGTAGCTAAATGGTTTCATCCATTTGCTGTAAAtaacaaattgaatttgatctaaaataaagagatacttttttatatggaatctagaatacaaatatttcgaattgtGAAAAGGGATTAACTAGGTGTTATTGCTTTTCCTATAAACCTCTTGATTAAATCATCTATTTATCTTCAGTAGCATAGTTAAAAATGATGTATGCCGTTTTATGTGCGCGCAGTACCACACAAACATGATACAGGGTTATAAAGTCGCCTCAAAGATTTATTTACTGACAGAAACAGAATTGAGttacattcttttaaatacattttatatacattgacCCATGTATTAAAACCTAAACCCTCTTTTTTGCAACCTTTATGAATAATACCATAtctgtaaaacaaaatatgaaaatagttATTTTGCAGGTAATGATAAAGTACtgctttaattttgttgtaaaatataCTACAATACTTACTGAAAAATACAACTAAAACAAATGCTATCATCACCCACATCCAACATCGCCAGTGCGATGAAGTATGTTCTTGCAGTTTTAATgattctgtttttaatttagctGTATTTAAATCGGTTAGCTTATCagatttttcaagtaaactgatatctttttttataatagcGTTTGCTGCTAAAGCATGTTCTTTCATGCTACTAGTCATTGAAAGCATATTCTCTGCAATTTTCTCTTGAATATTTCTGTTGTATTTTAAAAGCATATCTAAATCATCATCTTGCATACTTGTACTAGATAATCTTTGTCTTACACCATCTTCCAATGACCCTTAGAAATACACacttatattaaaaaaataataaatattgaaataataatatagtgAATAGCAGTTTAAATAAGTACAGTtctaaaattaagtaaatgaacaatcaaaatgtttatatgaaaataaactgtgCTTGTTCAGACCATACTTAGccgtatatttaaattaaatttagttacCTTTAtcagtataaaataattcgtttcgtAATTCTCTATTATATTTTGCTGAAGTTTTCTGATGTATTTGCGTTGTTATGTTTGGGCTCAATGAATCGTTGAATGTTACAGAATTTTTTGATAACATTTGTACTGCTACTACTCTGTCAACTGGATTTGTGAGTTTTGTGGTATTTATTAATCCTTTTAAGAAATCTATTCTCGTAATATAACTCATCAATGTATCTTTAGATGGTTtactagaaaataataatacaattttcaacaacTCTTATTGTTAAACATAAATCTCATAGTAATGATATTAACTTACTTGGGTAATGTTTGGAGTTGCTTTATCATATCATCTAAAGCAAGTATATACTGAAACAATGAATGCAtttgctttaaataaattattttaattttaagtaatattAACGACAAAATAATGACAAAATATTCAGTTTCCCAAACCTTTTCAAGTTTCCAATCTTTATGTGGATCATCTTTTGCCATTAATTCGCATCTTGCTAAAAGTCGtctaacattaatttcttctcTTGACATTAAagtcatttttcaaaatatctaaGAACTGGTTTGAA
The sequence above is drawn from the Hylaeus volcanicus isolate JK05 chromosome 2, UHH_iyHylVolc1.0_haploid, whole genome shotgun sequence genome and encodes:
- the LOC128872710 gene encoding vesicle transport protein USE1 encodes the protein MTLMSREEINVRRLLARCELMAKDDPHKDWKLEKYILALDDMIKQLQTLPNKPSKDTLMSYITRIDFLKGLINTTKLTNPVDRVVAVQMLSKNSVTFNDSLSPNITTQIHQKTSAKYNRELRNELFYTDKGSLEDGVRQRLSSTSMQDDDLDMLLKYNRNIQEKIAENMLSMTSSMKEHALAANAIIKKDISLLEKSDKLTDLNTAKLKTESLKLQEHTSSHWRCWMWVMIAFVLVVFFNMVLFIKVAKKRV